AATGCCCTCAGAATGAATCTGCTCTCTTTTAATTTTCCCTCCAAATGCAAGTTCACTAAGAATTGAAATCTTATCAGCTGCATCATGTCCCTCAACATCTGCAGTTGGATCAAATTCTGCATACCCAAGGCTTTGGGCCAATTTTAAGGTCTCCTTGTAATCAGCTTTTTCATTTGTCATCTTTGAAAGAATAAAATTTGTTGTGCCATTTATTATCCCAACCATTTTTTTTATGCTGTTACTTTTTAATGATCTTTTTAAGGGTTCAATTATAGGAATCCCCCCGCAAACTGCCGCCTCTGACAATACATAAAGTCCTTCTTTAGATGCAGTTTTATATATTTCTTCTCCATATCTTGCAATGACTGCTTTATTTGCTGTAACAACAGATTTACCTAATTTTAATGATTGCAGAATAATATCTTTCGCCAAATCAACCCCACCCATTACTTCAACAATTACATCTATAGAGGGGTCATTAATTAATTTAAATGGATCATCTGTTAATAAATTTTTATCTAGCTCAATATCCCTTTTTTTATTAAGATCTCTTACAGCTATTTTTGCAATTTCTATTTCTTTTAGAATTGGATGAGAATCAACTTCAGAACTTAATATTTTATAAATCCCTGAACCTACAGTTCCAAAACCTATAATCCCAATTTTGCATTTTCTCATTTTTTATCTCTTTTAACTTTGAGTTTAATTTTATATTATTAGGCCTACAAAAATTCATTTGCTTGAGACTGCATTTTCAACAATATGTTTAAAAAACCATTTGACCGAGAAGGAGTTAAGCTTGATCTCAAACCAGTATCTTCAATAAATTTCTTATCTATTTTAATAACCTCATTTGGTGTTAATTCACTTAACCCAGTAATTAAAAATGCTAATAAACCCTTGGTTATTAGGGCATCAGAATATCCTTCCCAAAATATTTTACCGCCTTTAATATTTGCCTTAACAAAAACTTCTGAAACGCATCCCTTAACTTTATTTTCTTCAACAAGAATTTCATTATCTGGTTCTTTCAATTTTTTACCTAACCACAAAATGTATTCATATTTTCTTTTTGGATCATCTGATTTCTTCAACTTTTCAACTAATCTTGATAAATTATTGTATTTTTCCTGATTTTCCATTTATTAAAACTATAAATTAATCACTTTATAAGTTTCCTATTATACAAATATTTCTTTCTCTGTGATAAAGCCCGTTAAAGGAATATCCCACTCAGCTCTGGTTAATGGAACCGTACTTACACAATTAGAAGTTAATACTCCAATGCAAGGAACATTTCTCCAAGCATTATCTCTCCTTAATTTATCAAAATAACCTCCTCCATAACCTAACCTTGTTAAATTTTTATCAACAGAAAGACATGGTACAAATATCATGCTTATCTGCAAATGACTTAATGGGGAAGAGTTATTTGGACTTAGTATCCCCTCAAAGTCTTTGGTAAGAGGTTTTTCGTCCCATGGATAAAATAACAACTCTTTTTTACCTTCACATCTAGGCAAAGCTAAAGTAAATTCTTTCTTAAGACTTCTTATATCAACTTCATTTTTTAGAGGCCAATATATTGCTACATAGCCAATATTTTTATATCCCTTAATTAATGAATCAATATATAACCTTACATTTTTTTCTACATTTTCTCTTTGATTAAGAGAAATCCCATCTCTTAGTTTTCTAAACCTATCCCTCTCCAATTTCTTATTTTCAAAGATCGTCATATTAAATTTTCAGTTAAAGCCATCTTCATTTAGTTTTGTAAGTGCTATAGCCAATGCATCTGCTGAATCATCAGGTTTAGGAGGTTTGTCAAGATCTAAGTTATACATAACAGCATCAAGAATATCTTTCTTAGATGCCTTTCCAGACCCAGCAATTGTTAATTTTATCTGAGCAGGTGAGTACTCACTAACATTAATTTTTTTAGAGGCCAATACCATCATAATCACGCCTCTGGCCTGCACCACACTAATAGTAGTGCTTGACCTGTAAAAGAAAAATTTTTCTACTGCCGCTGCAGTTGGGTTCCAATGATTTATTAATTCATTAAGATCTTGGAATATCTCATAAAGTCTATCTTCTTCTTTTTTATCTTTACCTGTCTCAATAACACCGCAATCTAATAATATCTTTCTTTCATTTTCTATCTCAATTATTCCATAACCAACTCTAGCTAATCCAGGGTCAATCCCAATTATTCTCACTGTTATTATGCTTCAGCAGATAATTGAAATTTTGAAAGATTTTCTTTTTCATCTAAATCAAATACTTTACAAAAAGCTTGAATAACTCTTTCGCCAGAATCAACTTGTTCTAAGGGATCTTTTCTAAGTCTATGTCTTAAAGAACAAGAAATAACCCTTGCTATGTCATCTTCTTGAACTTCAGTTCTGCCCTCAAATGCTGCAATTGCCCTTGCTGATCGATTTGTAACAATATCTCCACGTAAACCATCCACATCTAGTTCTCCGCAGATTGCAGAAATATTCAATCTTAAGTCATCGTCCATTTGAACAGAATTTAATATTTCTTGTGCTTTAATAACTTTTTGTTGAAGTTCACCCTGTTTTTTCTCAACACTCAATGAAAACTCATCAGGATTATCATCAAAAGAAGTTCTTTGATCAACTACTTGAACTCTTAATTCAGCATCTCTAACTGTCTTAACTTCAACACTCATTCCAAACCTATCCAATAGTTGAGGCCTTAACTCACCTTCTTCTGGATTTCCTGAACCAATAAGTACAAATCTCGCAGGATGTCGAACTGAGACCCCCTCCCTTTCAACTGTATTCCATCCGGAAGCGGCCGAATCTAAAAGTACATCAACTAAATGATCATCAAGTAAATTCACTTCATCAACGTATAGTAAACCCCTATTAGCTTTTGCTAATAGACCTGGTTCGAATGCCTTAACACCTTCGCTCAAAGCCTTCTCAATATCAATGGTTCCACAAAGCCTGTCTTCAGTAGCCCCTAAAGGCAAATCAACCATAGGTACTTGTTTTTTAATGCTCTCTAGATTTTCTCCTTGAGTAATTTTTTCCAAAACTTCTTTACTTTGTAAATCAGGATCGACTAGTGAACTATTATATGGATCGTCTTTAACAACATCGATTGCAGGCAACAAATCAGCTAAGGCTCTGATTGTAGTAGACTTTCCAGTCCCTCTATCACCCATTATCATCACCCCTCCAATTCTTGGATCAATAACATTTAACAAGAGAGCCAATTTCATTTCTTCTTGACCAATTACTGCTGTAAAGGGAAAAACTCTTCTTTTCTTTGTTGTAGGCACAGTTTTAGTTTTCTTAAATATTCAAATAATCAATAGATGCTACTTCAGAAAATGTTTTTAGTAAATATCCCTATCAAATTAAAACAAGAAGTAAATAAAAAACTAATCAAATTTATACTTACTTATTTTTTTTTGAATTGTTCAAAAACCAGTTTATTTGATGGACTATTCCTCTTAAAACATTTATTTCGTGCTTTGATGTATTTGCCCTCAAAATAAAATTCTTAAATTTACTGATTTTTGCCTTGGAGGTATGTTTTAAGAGATATCCAACTCGCAAAAGCATTTCCTCTATCTCCAGAAATGTATAATGTACTTCTCTCGACGATGCCAAGTTAAAAACTTTTAATTCATTATTTAAATTCTTATTAAAAGACTTATTTAATTCATACAAAACTATTGAAACAGCGTGAGAAAGATTTAATGAAGGATTATTCTGAGAAGTTGGAATATTAAAAGTTTTATTTGCTAGAAGCAATTCACTGTTAGTTAATCCTCTATCTTCTCTTCCAAATATAATTGCTAAATTATTTATCTTCTTAAAGGATAATGTCCAATCAAATATATCTTCAGAAGATACAAAAAATGAATCTTTATTTACATCAATCCTTCCACAAGATGCTAGAACCAAATCACAATCAAAAATTGCTTTTTGAAGATCATCAAAAATCTTACAATGTTTAAGAAATTTTTGACCTTTAAGAGCCATTTTTTTTGCTTCTAAAGAAAATATATCGCATTTAGGAGAAACAATTCTTAATTCATCAACATCAAAATTACTACATAATCTAGCAACGCTTCCTACATTTAAAGGGCCATTTGGTTCAACTAAGATTACCTTTAAATTAGAAAAATTTTTTCCCAAAATCATTAAAGGCTGTGAAGATATTTTAATAAATTGGACATATTTACAGGATCAATTTCAAAACTCGGCATAGGAGGAGTCAGGCCTCCAGTAACTTGTTTTATTATCTCTTTATCATTCAAACGTTGTGTTATTGAGTGTAAGTCTGGGCCCACTAATCCTCTTGCTGTAATTCCATGACATCCGACACAATTTATCTTAAAAAGAGCATCTCCTTCCTCAGCAGAGCCATTAAGCTCAAGAGTTTCAATAATATATTTATTATTTTCATGATGATTTACGAGAAATATTGAAAAACAAATCAATAAAACTCCAAATAAAACAAAAACAATTTTTAAGAATTCTCTCTTAAAGTCTCTTTCTGCTGCAGTTGATGAAGATGTTGACACAAAAAATAGTCTCTATGTAACAATTGTGATTAAGAAATTCAAAAAAGGCAAAAAAATGATCGAGCCTCTTCTATGTGGAATTGTTTTAGGTTTAGTTCCAATAACTCTTCTAGGATTATTCGTAAGTGCATGGAATCAATACAGAAGGGGTTCAGGAATGCTGGACATTGATTAAAAATGTTAATCTTGACTGCCCATAATTTCTTACATCTATAGTTTCCCACAAAGTACTTTTTTTAATAAAAAGGTTTGGAGAATGTTCACAAATAATTGTTGAATCTTTTTTTAAAAGATTAGAATTAAATAATTGATTTAAGACTAATTCATGGAAATCAACATCATATGGAGGATCTAGATAAACAAAATCAAATTTTAATTTATTTAAATCCATATTTCTAGATGATATTTTTCTCTCATAATTAGGTTTTGTCCATTTCAAAACGTCTTTACAAATAACTTCGATATCATTTCTCCTATTCTCTATATTCTCCAAGGAGAGCAAATTTTCTAAGCAAATTTTTGAGTTGATCTTGTTTTTTTCGATTGCAATTATTTTGCTTGCCCCATGATTATAGGCTTCACAAGATATAGCTCCTGTTCCACTAAATAAATCTAACCAGTTACTATTTTCAACTCTTTTGTTCAATATATTAAATATGGCCTCTCTCACTCTCAAAGTTGTAGGTCTGGTATAAGAATTATTTGGACTTTGGAGTTTTTTACCACCTATTAATCTTAAATTAGTCTTCATCCCTAATAATCTGTTATTGAATATTACTCAGCCATCTTCTCAAAAGTTTTTCACCGGTTTTTCCAGATTTTTCCGGATGAAATTGACAGGCCAATAAATTATCATTCTCTATCATTGCAGTTAATTTCTCAGAACCATAATCAACCTGAGCTGCAATAATATTTAAGTCATCTGGGATTGCATGATACGAATGTACAAAATAGACCCAATTATTTAATTCTTCAATCCCAAATAAAGTATTTTTTTTCGTAGGTAAAAGTTGGCACCAACCCATGTGTGGGATTCTTTGATTAACAATATTGGGTATTTTTTGTATTTTCCCTTTTAAAATTCCCAGCCCTTTAACTTTTCCTTCATCACTAGATTCAAAAAGGAGTTGGAGACCTAAACATATCCCAAAAAAGGATTTCCCACTTTTAATCCAATTTTTCAAATCAGTTATCAAATCTGTATTTATGAGATTATTCATCGCTGGATCAAATGCTCCAACTCCTGGAAGTATTATCGCCTTACAAAGCTTGGAATCATTAAAGTTTTTAATTAATATAATTTCTTCTCCAAGACTTTCTAGAGATTTTGTTACAGAATGAATATTACCCATTCCATAGTCTATTAGTCCAATTTTATGCAAAGCTTTTAAGTTTATAAATGCTTAGTTAAAGTGCTTGAAAGAGTTGCTTTTGGCACAGCACCAACAACAGTATCAACCTTTTGACCTCCTTTAAAGATCATTAATGTAGGAATACTTCTAATTCCGTATTGACTGGCTACATTTGGATTCTCATCTGTGTTCAATTTAAAAACTTTAATCTTCCCTTCAAAGTCTTTTGAGATTTCTTCTACAACTGGAGCGACCATCCTACATGGACCACACCATGGTGCCCAAAAATCAACCAATACTGGTAGATCACTTTGCAGTACATCTTTGTCAAATGAAGAATCAGTTACGGCTGGAGCTGATGACATAATTTAAGTATTCCTTTTTGAAAATTTAGCAGGCAATTCTTTTAAGTGATGATTTCATTACAGATTAAATAATATAAGTAACAAAATATCTAAAAAAGCCCGATTAATCGGGCGATTTAGTGTGTGAGGAGTATGGGGTTTCCCCCATCATTTCATAATAACTCCTAATTAGAAAATTTTTCAAATTTATACTTAATTCACTAAGGATTTATAATTTTACTCAAAGAGAACTACTTACCCATCCCAAGCTGCTGAGCTTTTTGATAAACCTTACCCTCAGTAAGAAGCGATGGTGCGATAACTATTTCAACTTCTTGCATTTCTTTAATATTTTTTGCCCCAAGAGTACTCATTGAGGTTCTAATGGCTCCTAATAAGTTATGTGTACCATCATCAAGTAAGGCAGGACCTTTAATTATTCTTTCTAAGGATCCTGTAGAACCAACTTCAATTCTTGTACCCCTTGGCAATACTGGACTTGGAGTGGCCATACCCCAGTGAAATCCTTTACCTGGAGCGTTTGAGGATTTAGCGATTGGGGATCCAATCATTACTGCATCTGCTCCACATGCTAAACATTTACAAATATCTCCGCCAGTAACAATTCCTCCATCACCAATAATTGGAATATAACGACCACTTTCTTTAAAGTAATCATTTCTTGCCGCACTACAATCAGCAATTGCGGTTGCTTGAGGGATTCCAATTCCCAATACTCCTCTTGATGTACATGCCGCTCCAGGTCCTATCCCAACCATCAATCCTGCAACTCCAGCATCCATTAGAAGTTTTGCAACTTCATAAGTGACACAATTACCCGCTACAACTGGAACATTCATAAATTGACAGAGATCTTTAATATTTAGGGTTTCCTTACCTTCCATACCAAGATGTTCAGTGGAGACAACTGTTCCTTGAAGAAAAAATAAATCTATTTTGGAATTATTAAGTGTTTCTTTAAACTTAATAGCAGCTTGAGGAGTCCCACTAAAAGCAGCTATACCTCCTTTTTCTTTCACCTCATTTATTCTTTGTACAATCAATCCCTCCTTGACCGGTTCACTATATATTTTCTGCATTAATGGAACAAAATCATTCTTCCCGACTGATGCTATTTGGTTCAATATTTCATCAGGGTTTTCATATCGTGTTTGTATGCCCTCCATATTAATAACCCCTAGGGAACCTAATTTTGTTAGCTCTGCTGCCGTATTGACATCGACAACACTGTCCATGGCACTAGCGACTATCGGGACTTCTCTTTTGAAATCACCTATTGACCAAGAAGGATCAGTCAAATCGTAATCAAGTGTTCTATTACCAGGGACTAAAGCTATTTCATCGATGCCATAAGCCCGTCTGACTTTTTTATTTAAACCAAGTTCAATATTCACGATAATTTTCTTTTATTCTGATTAAATTAACAACTAAAGGGGTAATAAGCCAAGATTTATTTAAAAACAATAGGTTTTATTTTGATTTGTGTGTAAATGTGAGTATTTGGGAATTAAATAAACCTTTTTTTTTATTCATTATGACAATCAGCGATTATTATTAAAAAAAGGATTTTTGTATGTCTGATATTCCAGATTCCAATAACTCAGGATTAAGCGAAGATAACGACCGAATTATTCAGACTGACTTAAGAAATGAAATGTCGCGCTCATATCTAGAGTATGCAATGAGCGTTATAGTTGGTCGTGCTCTTCCAGATGCAAGGGATGGGTTAAAACCTGTTCATAGAAGAATTCTCTATGCAATGTATGAACTTGGTTTGACTAGCAGTAGACCATACAGAAAATGTGCAAGGGTTGTTGGAGAAGTACTTGGCAAATATCACCCTCATGGAGATACCGCTGTTTATGATGCTTTGGTCAGGATGGCCCAGGATTTCTCTATGAGGATGCCACTAATAGATGGTCATGGAAACTTTGGTTCAGTAGATAACGACCCTCCAGCAGCAATGAGATATACAGAATCTCGTTTACAGTCTCTTACAGATGAAAGTTTACTAGAGGATATTGAATCTGAAACTGTTGATTTTGCCGATAATTTTGACGGTTCTCAACAAGAGCCCACAGTTTTACCTGCTAGAATCCCCCAACTACTTCTAAATGGATCATCTGGAATAGCAGTAGGAATGGCAACTAATATTCCACCTCATAACTTAGGGGAATTAATTAATGGTCTTAAATCAATAATCAAAAATCCTTCAATCGAAGATAGAGAACTTTTTGAAATAATTAAGGGTCCTGATTTCCCCACAGGTGGTCAAATCTTGGGCAGAGATGGTATCAGAGAAACTTTCAAATCAGGAAGAGGTTCAATAACCATGAGAGGTGTAGCAAATATTGAGCAAATTAAATCCCCAGGTAGGGCAGAGAAAGATGCAGTAATAATTACAGAACTTCCATTTCAAACTAATAAAGCTGCATTGATCGAAAGAATTGCAGACCTGGTTAATGAAAAAAAATTAGAAGGAATTTCTGATATTAGAGATGAAAGTGATCGAGATGGAATGAGGATCGTTATTGAACTAAAAAGAGATGCCTACCCACAAGTAGTTTTAAATAATCTTTTTAAGTTAACGCCTCTTCAAAATAACTTTAGTGCAAATATTCTTGCGTTAGTAAAAGGAGAGCCCACAACACTTTCATTGAGGAAAATGTTAGATGTATTTCTAGACTTCAGAGTGGAGACAATTAGGCGAAGAACAGCATTTTTATTAAAAAAGGCAGAAGAAAGAGATCATATTGTAAAGGGTCTTTTATTGGCCTTAGATGCTATGGATGAAATTATAAACCTAATAAGATCAGCGAAAGATTCATTATCAGCTAGAGAAAAATTACAAAACGAACATAAATTATCTTCCATACAAGCAGATGCAATTCTACAAATGCAATTAAGAAGATTAACAGCGCTTGAAGCAGATAAAATCAAAGGGGAACATGATGAGTTAACCCGAAAAATCAACCTTTATAAGCAAATATTAAATAGTAAAGAACGAATTTTTGAAATTATTCTTGAAGAACTTAAAAAAATCGATGAAAGATTCTCTTCTCCTAGGAAAACAGAAATACTAGATTTAGGCGGCGGATTAGATGATATTGATCTTATA
This region of Prochlorococcus sp. MIT 0604 genomic DNA includes:
- the rsmD gene encoding 16S rRNA (guanine(966)-N(2))-methyltransferase RsmD, producing the protein MKTNLRLIGGKKLQSPNNSYTRPTTLRVREAIFNILNKRVENSNWLDLFSGTGAISCEAYNHGASKIIAIEKNKINSKICLENLLSLENIENRRNDIEVICKDVLKWTKPNYERKISSRNMDLNKLKFDFVYLDPPYDVDFHELVLNQLFNSNLLKKDSTIICEHSPNLFIKKSTLWETIDVRNYGQSRLTFLINVQHS
- the trxA gene encoding thioredoxin; amino-acid sequence: MSSAPAVTDSSFDKDVLQSDLPVLVDFWAPWCGPCRMVAPVVEEISKDFEGKIKVFKLNTDENPNVASQYGIRSIPTLMIFKGGQKVDTVVGAVPKATLSSTLTKHL
- a CDS encoding homoserine dehydrogenase, which translates into the protein MRKCKIGIIGFGTVGSGIYKILSSEVDSHPILKEIEIAKIAVRDLNKKRDIELDKNLLTDDPFKLINDPSIDVIVEVMGGVDLAKDIILQSLKLGKSVVTANKAVIARYGEEIYKTASKEGLYVLSEAAVCGGIPIIEPLKRSLKSNSIKKMVGIINGTTNFILSKMTNEKADYKETLKLAQSLGYAEFDPTADVEGHDAADKISILSELAFGGKIKREQIHSEGISKINLKDIEYANKLGFEIKLLALSERGQLNSNDSLALNIWVGPSLIPKSHPLSTVKGVNNALLIEADPLGEIMLYGPGAGSGPTAASVVSDILNLHAASVKNNNSIDPLLSFDFWRNCHIISPSQINKKNYLRIVCLDSPGVIGKIGDIFGKNNVSIESIVQLDASEDKAEIVVITHEVNNGDFERSKDEINSLNEVKIIASQLSCI
- the gyrA gene encoding DNA gyrase subunit A; translated protein: MSDIPDSNNSGLSEDNDRIIQTDLRNEMSRSYLEYAMSVIVGRALPDARDGLKPVHRRILYAMYELGLTSSRPYRKCARVVGEVLGKYHPHGDTAVYDALVRMAQDFSMRMPLIDGHGNFGSVDNDPPAAMRYTESRLQSLTDESLLEDIESETVDFADNFDGSQQEPTVLPARIPQLLLNGSSGIAVGMATNIPPHNLGELINGLKSIIKNPSIEDRELFEIIKGPDFPTGGQILGRDGIRETFKSGRGSITMRGVANIEQIKSPGRAEKDAVIITELPFQTNKAALIERIADLVNEKKLEGISDIRDESDRDGMRIVIELKRDAYPQVVLNNLFKLTPLQNNFSANILALVKGEPTTLSLRKMLDVFLDFRVETIRRRTAFLLKKAEERDHIVKGLLLALDAMDEIINLIRSAKDSLSAREKLQNEHKLSSIQADAILQMQLRRLTALEADKIKGEHDELTRKINLYKQILNSKERIFEIILEELKKIDERFSSPRKTEILDLGGGLDDIDLIANDRSVVLLTEAGYLKRMPVNDFESTSRGSRGKAGTKTKEDDDVKLFISCNDHDTLLLFSDRGVAYALPAYRVPMSSRTAKGTPSVQLLPIPREEKITSLVAVDSFVDDRYLLMLTKAGFIKRTALSAFSKIRSNGLIAINLEDGDALTWVRLSKEGESVLIGSKTGMAIHFRLDINELRPLGRTARGVKSMNLREGDNLVSMDVLTSDLVDQLAKIEYFTEDLDENVEENSSDGPWVLIASAFGLGKRVPVAQFRLQKRAGMGLRAIKFRIKDDQLVCLKVLGEGEELLLVTEKGVIVRTNADKISQQSRAATGVKLQRLDDGDHLSEVVLVPREQTEEKDQLGSIKQN
- a CDS encoding SufE family protein, with amino-acid sequence MENQEKYNNLSRLVEKLKKSDDPKRKYEYILWLGKKLKEPDNEILVEENKVKGCVSEVFVKANIKGGKIFWEGYSDALITKGLLAFLITGLSELTPNEVIKIDKKFIEDTGLRSSLTPSRSNGFLNILLKMQSQANEFL
- a CDS encoding GuaB3 family IMP dehydrogenase-related protein, with the protein product MNIELGLNKKVRRAYGIDEIALVPGNRTLDYDLTDPSWSIGDFKREVPIVASAMDSVVDVNTAAELTKLGSLGVINMEGIQTRYENPDEILNQIASVGKNDFVPLMQKIYSEPVKEGLIVQRINEVKEKGGIAAFSGTPQAAIKFKETLNNSKIDLFFLQGTVVSTEHLGMEGKETLNIKDLCQFMNVPVVAGNCVTYEVAKLLMDAGVAGLMVGIGPGAACTSRGVLGIGIPQATAIADCSAARNDYFKESGRYIPIIGDGGIVTGGDICKCLACGADAVMIGSPIAKSSNAPGKGFHWGMATPSPVLPRGTRIEVGSTGSLERIIKGPALLDDGTHNLLGAIRTSMSTLGAKNIKEMQEVEIVIAPSLLTEGKVYQKAQQLGMGK
- a CDS encoding cytochrome c, with the translated sequence MSTSSSTAAERDFKREFLKIVFVLFGVLLICFSIFLVNHHENNKYIIETLELNGSAEEGDALFKINCVGCHGITARGLVGPDLHSITQRLNDKEIIKQVTGGLTPPMPSFEIDPVNMSNLLKYLHSL
- the petG gene encoding cytochrome b6-f complex subunit V; translation: MIEPLLCGIVLGLVPITLLGLFVSAWNQYRRGSGMLDID
- the bchI gene encoding magnesium chelatase ATPase subunit I, with amino-acid sequence MPTTKKRRVFPFTAVIGQEEMKLALLLNVIDPRIGGVMIMGDRGTGKSTTIRALADLLPAIDVVKDDPYNSSLVDPDLQSKEVLEKITQGENLESIKKQVPMVDLPLGATEDRLCGTIDIEKALSEGVKAFEPGLLAKANRGLLYVDEVNLLDDHLVDVLLDSAASGWNTVEREGVSVRHPARFVLIGSGNPEEGELRPQLLDRFGMSVEVKTVRDAELRVQVVDQRTSFDDNPDEFSLSVEKKQGELQQKVIKAQEILNSVQMDDDLRLNISAICGELDVDGLRGDIVTNRSARAIAAFEGRTEVQEDDIARVISCSLRHRLRKDPLEQVDSGERVIQAFCKVFDLDEKENLSKFQLSAEA
- a CDS encoding RNA methyltransferase, producing the protein MILGKNFSNLKVILVEPNGPLNVGSVARLCSNFDVDELRIVSPKCDIFSLEAKKMALKGQKFLKHCKIFDDLQKAIFDCDLVLASCGRIDVNKDSFFVSSEDIFDWTLSFKKINNLAIIFGREDRGLTNSELLLANKTFNIPTSQNNPSLNLSHAVSIVLYELNKSFNKNLNNELKVFNLASSREVHYTFLEIEEMLLRVGYLLKHTSKAKISKFKNFILRANTSKHEINVLRGIVHQINWFLNNSKKNK
- the ruvC gene encoding crossover junction endodeoxyribonuclease RuvC; translated protein: MRIIGIDPGLARVGYGIIEIENERKILLDCGVIETGKDKKEEDRLYEIFQDLNELINHWNPTAAAVEKFFFYRSSTTISVVQARGVIMMVLASKKINVSEYSPAQIKLTIAGSGKASKKDILDAVMYNLDLDKPPKPDDSADALAIALTKLNEDGFN
- a CDS encoding 5-formyltetrahydrofolate cyclo-ligase translates to MTIFENKKLERDRFRKLRDGISLNQRENVEKNVRLYIDSLIKGYKNIGYVAIYWPLKNEVDIRSLKKEFTLALPRCEGKKELLFYPWDEKPLTKDFEGILSPNNSSPLSHLQISMIFVPCLSVDKNLTRLGYGGGYFDKLRRDNAWRNVPCIGVLTSNCVSTVPLTRAEWDIPLTGFITEKEIFV
- the hisH gene encoding imidazole glycerol phosphate synthase subunit HisH codes for the protein MHKIGLIDYGMGNIHSVTKSLESLGEEIILIKNFNDSKLCKAIILPGVGAFDPAMNNLINTDLITDLKNWIKSGKSFFGICLGLQLLFESSDEGKVKGLGILKGKIQKIPNIVNQRIPHMGWCQLLPTKKNTLFGIEELNNWVYFVHSYHAIPDDLNIIAAQVDYGSEKLTAMIENDNLLACQFHPEKSGKTGEKLLRRWLSNIQ